One genomic window of Legionella jordanis includes the following:
- the aroE gene encoding shikimate dehydrogenase produces the protein MADKFAVMGNPIAHSLSPLIHQRFAKQTDRSLIYEKLCIDETAFESAVANFFTGGGKGLNITLPFKQKAFSMAKIRSTRCIQAKAANTLWMKDQRLCADNTDGIGLLRDLANLMDLRGKKVLILGAGGAARGIIGPLLNSEISSLILTNRTFTKAQALQDEFKNLHCCEFQQLNESFDLIINATSTGIAGQSLNLPLSLLKANSYCYDLSYQAQGLTPFVQWAKNHGCQASDGLGMLVEQAAEAFFIWHGVMPDAQAVLSELRQSADLNN, from the coding sequence ATGGCCGATAAGTTTGCTGTAATGGGTAATCCTATAGCCCACAGTTTGTCTCCCTTAATTCATCAGCGTTTCGCAAAACAAACAGACAGGAGTTTAATTTACGAAAAATTATGCATTGATGAAACAGCATTTGAATCCGCAGTCGCGAATTTTTTTACCGGCGGTGGTAAGGGATTGAACATCACATTACCTTTTAAACAAAAAGCATTTTCCATGGCAAAGATAAGATCTACCAGGTGCATCCAAGCCAAGGCGGCGAATACCTTATGGATGAAAGACCAGCGCCTCTGTGCAGATAATACCGATGGCATTGGTTTACTAAGGGATTTGGCAAATCTCATGGACTTAAGGGGCAAAAAAGTCTTGATTCTGGGAGCTGGAGGAGCAGCTCGTGGCATTATTGGACCTTTACTCAACTCAGAAATTTCGTCGCTTATTTTAACCAATCGGACTTTTACCAAAGCCCAAGCCTTACAAGATGAATTTAAAAATCTTCATTGCTGTGAGTTTCAGCAATTAAATGAAAGCTTTGATTTGATAATTAATGCCACCTCCACAGGCATTGCTGGTCAATCCCTCAACTTACCCCTTTCCTTACTGAAGGCGAATAGCTACTGTTATGATTTGTCTTACCAGGCGCAAGGGCTTACTCCCTTTGTTCAATGGGCTAAAAACCATGGCTGCCAAGCCAGTGATGGTTTGGGAATGTTGGTTGAACAGGCAGCCGAAGCATTTTTTATTTGGCATGGAGTGATGCCTGATGCTCAAGCGGTTTTAAGTGAATTGCGTCAATCTGCTGACTTGAACAATTAA
- a CDS encoding DNA gyrase inhibitor YacG, protein MNTVEKIVCPTCASPNTWQKENSFRPFCSERCKLIDLGEWASESRKIPGSSMTDAQAPDVD, encoded by the coding sequence ATGAACACCGTAGAAAAAATTGTCTGCCCGACCTGCGCCAGCCCCAATACCTGGCAGAAGGAAAATTCCTTCAGGCCTTTTTGCTCAGAGCGCTGTAAGCTCATTGATTTAGGTGAATGGGCAAGCGAATCACGAAAAATTCCAGGGAGCTCGATGACTGATGCGCAAGCTCCAGATGTAGATTGA
- a CDS encoding MazG nucleotide pyrophosphohydrolase domain-containing protein, whose product MTSIQMVSNAVAQEFFEKLMPNASDSDVKTHNISGLNGDSNVHLAAIIDDRTVGILSLSFPYPLSAKIDCLEIVKPYQSEGLENLLLQKAEQYAKKKASMITVQILAAEAGPEALRRFNFYCNQQFSPLINLIPECSHPPMVCMIKRLDNAMDELIALEQEARSFGFEWPNEEMILDQALSECAEIKEALENGESQKRIQEEMGDLLHTAISLCLFAGFHPEDTMAKIASKFKARMQALKEDAYQNGLKHLKGQPPSMLMKLWQEAKKKSK is encoded by the coding sequence ATGACTAGCATTCAAATGGTTTCAAATGCCGTTGCGCAAGAATTTTTTGAAAAACTAATGCCCAATGCTTCTGACAGCGATGTGAAAACACATAATATTTCCGGGCTTAATGGAGATTCTAATGTTCATCTCGCAGCGATTATTGATGATCGCACAGTTGGGATTTTGAGTTTGTCCTTTCCTTATCCACTGAGTGCCAAAATAGATTGCTTAGAGATTGTTAAACCGTATCAGAGTGAGGGCTTGGAGAATTTGCTATTGCAAAAAGCTGAGCAGTACGCCAAAAAAAAAGCAAGCATGATCACTGTCCAAATTTTAGCTGCTGAGGCTGGACCAGAAGCGCTAAGGCGGTTTAATTTTTATTGCAACCAGCAATTTTCCCCCCTAATTAACCTTATTCCTGAATGCTCCCACCCTCCTATGGTTTGCATGATAAAAAGACTCGACAATGCCATGGATGAATTAATTGCTCTTGAACAAGAGGCACGTTCTTTTGGTTTTGAATGGCCCAATGAGGAAATGATCCTTGATCAAGCTCTAAGCGAATGTGCAGAAATCAAAGAAGCCTTGGAAAACGGGGAGTCGCAGAAGCGCATTCAAGAAGAAATGGGTGATTTGCTGCATACAGCCATATCCCTTTGCTTGTTTGCAGGTTTTCACCCGGAAGATACCATGGCTAAAATTGCTAGCAAATTTAAAGCGAGGATGCAGGCTTTAAAAGAAGATGCCTATCAAAACGGCCTCAAGCATTTAAAGGGACAGCCTCCATCCATGCTCATGAAGTTGTGGCAAGAGGCCAAGAAAAAGAGCAAGTGA
- the pepN gene encoding aminopeptidase N, translating to MPETTVYLKDYQPPVFEVKNAELNFDLYDDHALITSQLKFQRQHPGPLYLYGDELELVSLHMNGEELKDNYRLEEGNIILDDCPHEFDLTIVTLVRPQENTQLSGLYRSNHLFCTQCEAEGFRRITFFPDRPDVLAPYTTRITADKKQYPVLLSNGNLIGSGDLEQGRHWVKWQDPFKKPSYLFALVAGDLACIKDTFQTQSQREVELRIYVEHGNEDKCSHAMTSLKNAMRWDEVEYGREYDLDIFMIVAVSDFNMGAMENKGLNIFNSKYILARPDTATDQDFADIEGVVGHEYFHNWTGNRVTCRDWFQLSLKEGLTVFRDQEFSRDMNSRDLNRIIDVRVLRNSQFPEDAGAMAHPVRPESYQEINNFYTSTIYNKGAEVIRMQQTLLGKEGFRRGMDLYFQRHDGQAVTIDDFVAAMEDANGVNLSQFKRWYSQAGTPEVHVVKNFSGDNLTLTMNQSCPPTPECQDKKPFHIPIRFALFDKTGAMIPMENDVLELREGKECFSFTGLAEEPIVSLLRDFSAPVKLYMQNSDEELLALLRFETNGFAKWEAAQRLSLSCIKECLSAANNHWQISERLLTAYQHVLLDDNLDPALRAEILIPPAFEDVATELSSVDVDLVESVRDFFRATLGQELYQSLYATYEKLWQNEDHSMNAQAYARRQLRNTCLYLMMKADEARSLPLCEQQFDQSKTMTDQIASFALLSNCNQPVLRDKAIEGFYKQWSQDDLVMDKWFAVQASTELPDALSRVKILLEHPAFNIKNPNKVRAVLGAFSQANPRNFHSKDGSGYRFLAEMIAKLDKINPQITARLATPFTRWRRYDVNRQNLMKAELRHLTSLDLSRDLREVVAKSLA from the coding sequence ATGCCAGAGACCACTGTTTATTTGAAAGATTATCAACCTCCTGTTTTTGAAGTAAAAAATGCTGAGCTAAATTTTGACTTGTACGATGACCACGCCCTGATTACAAGCCAACTTAAATTTCAGCGTCAACATCCAGGTCCGCTCTATTTGTATGGCGATGAGTTGGAACTTGTTAGTTTACACATGAATGGCGAGGAACTTAAAGACAATTATCGACTTGAGGAAGGAAATATTATCCTCGATGATTGCCCTCATGAATTCGATTTAACCATAGTGACTCTTGTACGCCCGCAGGAGAACACGCAATTATCCGGGCTTTACCGTTCCAATCATTTATTTTGCACACAATGTGAAGCCGAAGGTTTCAGGCGAATTACCTTCTTCCCAGACCGCCCAGATGTATTAGCACCTTACACCACGCGCATTACTGCAGATAAAAAACAGTATCCAGTATTGCTTTCCAACGGTAATTTAATCGGTTCTGGAGACTTGGAGCAGGGCCGTCACTGGGTGAAATGGCAGGACCCTTTTAAAAAACCCTCTTACCTGTTTGCTTTGGTTGCTGGTGATTTAGCCTGCATCAAAGATACTTTTCAGACGCAGTCCCAGCGCGAAGTTGAGTTAAGAATTTACGTTGAGCATGGTAATGAAGACAAGTGCTCACACGCCATGACCTCGCTTAAGAATGCGATGCGCTGGGATGAAGTGGAGTATGGTCGTGAATACGATTTAGATATTTTCATGATCGTTGCTGTCAGCGATTTCAACATGGGTGCCATGGAGAATAAAGGTCTAAATATCTTCAATTCCAAATACATCCTCGCTCGTCCAGATACTGCAACTGATCAGGATTTTGCTGATATTGAAGGGGTTGTGGGCCATGAATATTTTCACAATTGGACTGGGAATCGCGTCACTTGTCGAGACTGGTTTCAATTAAGTTTGAAAGAAGGTTTAACCGTATTTCGTGATCAAGAGTTTTCTCGTGACATGAATTCGAGGGATTTAAATCGCATTATCGACGTTCGTGTCCTTCGCAACAGCCAGTTTCCTGAAGATGCTGGAGCAATGGCCCATCCGGTAAGGCCTGAGTCTTACCAGGAAATCAATAATTTTTACACATCAACCATTTATAACAAGGGAGCTGAGGTCATCCGCATGCAACAGACTCTTCTTGGAAAAGAAGGTTTCCGCCGAGGCATGGATTTATATTTTCAGCGACATGATGGCCAAGCGGTAACCATAGATGATTTCGTTGCTGCCATGGAAGATGCTAATGGCGTTAACTTAAGCCAATTTAAGCGCTGGTACAGTCAGGCAGGCACACCTGAAGTTCATGTGGTTAAGAATTTTAGCGGTGATAATTTGACACTTACCATGAATCAATCTTGTCCGCCAACGCCAGAATGTCAGGATAAAAAACCCTTTCATATCCCTATCCGATTTGCATTGTTTGATAAAACAGGGGCAATGATTCCGATGGAAAATGATGTGCTCGAACTCCGCGAAGGCAAAGAATGTTTTAGTTTTACCGGATTAGCCGAAGAGCCAATTGTCTCGTTACTGCGAGATTTTTCTGCTCCTGTCAAACTGTATATGCAAAATTCCGATGAGGAATTGCTTGCCTTGTTGCGATTTGAAACGAATGGCTTTGCCAAGTGGGAAGCTGCACAGCGTCTTTCTCTGTCGTGCATCAAGGAGTGTTTGTCGGCAGCTAATAATCATTGGCAAATATCAGAACGCCTACTGACTGCTTATCAGCATGTGTTGCTGGACGACAACCTTGACCCTGCCTTGCGGGCAGAAATTTTAATTCCTCCAGCATTTGAGGATGTGGCAACAGAACTCAGCTCTGTCGATGTGGATTTGGTCGAGTCAGTAAGGGATTTTTTCAGGGCCACTCTAGGACAAGAACTGTATCAATCTCTTTATGCCACTTATGAAAAGCTGTGGCAAAACGAGGATCACAGCATGAATGCACAAGCCTACGCGCGTCGGCAATTGCGTAATACCTGCTTGTATCTGATGATGAAAGCGGATGAAGCCCGAAGTTTGCCGCTTTGTGAACAACAATTTGACCAATCAAAAACAATGACTGATCAAATTGCAAGTTTTGCTTTACTCAGCAATTGTAATCAACCTGTTTTAAGAGACAAAGCCATTGAGGGTTTTTATAAGCAATGGTCCCAGGATGATCTGGTGATGGACAAATGGTTTGCCGTTCAGGCGAGCACGGAACTGCCAGATGCCTTGAGCCGGGTGAAAATTTTACTGGAGCATCCTGCCTTTAACATCAAAAATCCAAATAAGGTTAGGGCTGTTCTCGGGGCATTTTCACAGGCTAATCCGCGTAACTTCCACAGCAAAGATGGCAGCGGTTATCGCTTTCTTGCCGAAATGATTGCCAAGCTCGATAAAATTAATCCGCAAATTACTGCTCGTCTGGCCACCCCATTTACGCGTTGGCGCCGTTATGACGTAAATCGACAGAATTTGATGAAGGCTGAATTGCGGCATTTAACCAGTCTTGATTTATCTCGCGACTTAAGGGAAGTGGTTGCTAAGAGCCTTGCTTAA
- a CDS encoding oligopeptide:H+ symporter, whose product MLALLRSQPRAFHMIFMLEIWERFGFYTVQGILTLYFIRFLGFDDAAAYYTFGAFSALVYGMVSIGGYLGDSVLGTKRTIVLGLFILALGYFSLAITDKEHVFWALGLVCVGNGLFKANPSSLLAKCYEADDPRLHSGFTLYYMAINLGSTFALFIGPFLASNYGYSYAYFMSFIGLSLGLANYWFQRRHVAHIHTLSDQRTIKFWQWLLIAIAIAVVTAVAAYLLQNVMIAKNLVWLITAVVVLIYFFYMRNENQISFMKMLAAFILMLEAVLFFTLYQQMPTSLNLFAVNNVVPNLMGIPIDPQSFQALNPIWIITMSPVLAWTYSKFYQRGISFPIPYKFALGMICCGLSFSLLYFARFLHDESGMVSSWWLVVSYFFQSTGELLVSALGVAMIAELVPDKITGFVMGMWFLTSAVSGFIGAKVASFTALPQNITPGIGSLMIYTQVFLYVGLVTLGIGLVMWFGSATLTRYIRPVVSVKN is encoded by the coding sequence ATGCTTGCACTGCTTCGTTCCCAACCTCGTGCCTTTCATATGATTTTTATGTTGGAAATTTGGGAAAGGTTTGGTTTCTATACCGTGCAAGGCATTTTAACTTTGTACTTCATTCGTTTCCTGGGTTTCGATGATGCGGCTGCTTATTATACCTTTGGCGCCTTTTCAGCGCTGGTGTATGGTATGGTTTCAATTGGCGGCTATTTGGGTGATAGCGTTTTAGGGACCAAACGTACAATTGTTCTTGGCTTATTCATCTTGGCTCTTGGCTATTTCTCACTGGCAATTACCGATAAAGAGCATGTTTTTTGGGCTCTTGGGTTGGTTTGCGTAGGCAATGGTTTGTTTAAGGCTAACCCATCAAGTCTTCTTGCCAAGTGTTATGAAGCAGATGACCCAAGGCTGCATTCCGGTTTTACCCTCTATTATATGGCCATCAACCTAGGATCGACCTTTGCCCTTTTTATAGGTCCTTTCCTGGCCAGTAACTATGGCTATTCCTATGCCTATTTTATGAGCTTTATAGGATTAAGCCTTGGTTTGGCCAATTACTGGTTCCAGCGTCGTCATGTCGCTCATATTCATACCTTGTCTGATCAAAGAACCATAAAATTCTGGCAATGGCTTCTGATTGCAATTGCAATTGCTGTGGTTACGGCAGTGGCCGCCTACTTATTACAAAATGTCATGATTGCCAAAAATTTAGTTTGGTTAATTACGGCAGTGGTTGTGTTGATTTATTTTTTTTATATGCGCAACGAGAATCAAATTTCTTTCATGAAGATGTTGGCCGCTTTTATTTTAATGCTAGAAGCCGTTCTATTCTTTACTTTGTATCAGCAAATGCCCACTTCTTTAAATTTATTTGCGGTTAACAACGTCGTACCCAATTTAATGGGTATTCCTATTGATCCGCAAAGTTTTCAGGCTTTAAATCCAATCTGGATTATTACCATGAGCCCTGTTTTAGCATGGACTTATAGTAAGTTCTACCAGCGCGGTATATCTTTTCCAATCCCCTATAAATTTGCCCTTGGCATGATTTGCTGTGGGTTAAGTTTTTCCCTTTTGTATTTTGCCAGATTTTTACATGATGAAAGCGGAATGGTTTCATCATGGTGGCTGGTTGTAAGTTATTTTTTTCAGAGTACTGGTGAGCTGCTGGTTTCAGCGCTTGGAGTAGCCATGATTGCTGAATTGGTTCCTGATAAAATTACCGGTTTTGTCATGGGAATGTGGTTCCTCACATCAGCCGTTTCAGGGTTCATTGGCGCGAAAGTGGCTTCATTTACTGCCTTGCCTCAGAACATTACTCCGGGAATAGGCTCCTTAATGATTTATACGCAAGTGTTTTTATACGTAGGCCTTGTGACTCTGGGCATCGGCTTAGTGATGTGGTTTGGTTCTGCAACGCTTACGCGCTACATAAGGCCGGTAGTAAGCGTGAAAAATTAA
- a CDS encoding patatin-like phospholipase family protein, producing MAKKGVYLAGGGARGAYQAGVLKAIHHILQTKTIPFEMISGVSVGSINAAVLAENAHDFRAAVEKMENMWSEISCQQIFNASNYELSKSVLRNLSNLIIKQRQTGHLLDTTPLREYITDNIDFDLIRINIACNHFETMEVISQCYETQQTISFYQHCRNDDFVDWHYPRHISQRASLGMEHILASSALPLFFPTVHLDGFHYGDGSMGLVSPLRGAIRFQVEKILILGTRQLPIFTNPEHLKNGDIGFARILGGMLNGIFLDNLDRDIEMVNHMNDIARLLSMWKKRRSPWRPIDTLHLRPSVDLSQMAQAQYNNMPALLRFLLNVLGAKDHSGDLLSFLLFEKEFTRELIELGFQDTLSVAEDVEKFFS from the coding sequence ATGGCAAAAAAAGGGGTCTATTTGGCTGGTGGCGGCGCGCGTGGCGCTTACCAGGCTGGAGTATTAAAGGCCATTCATCACATTCTGCAAACTAAAACCATCCCCTTTGAAATGATAAGCGGGGTGAGTGTAGGCAGCATCAATGCTGCTGTTTTGGCTGAAAATGCCCACGATTTCCGCGCCGCTGTTGAAAAAATGGAGAACATGTGGTCTGAAATCAGTTGCCAACAGATTTTTAACGCCAGCAATTATGAATTAAGCAAATCGGTATTACGCAATCTTAGTAATCTGATTATTAAACAGCGCCAGACTGGACATTTGCTTGATACGACACCCCTGCGGGAATATATCACCGATAATATTGATTTCGATTTAATTCGCATCAACATCGCTTGCAACCATTTCGAAACCATGGAAGTCATTAGTCAATGTTATGAAACCCAGCAAACGATTTCCTTTTATCAGCATTGCCGCAATGATGACTTTGTAGATTGGCATTATCCCCGACATATCAGTCAAAGGGCCAGTTTGGGCATGGAGCACATTCTTGCCTCCAGTGCACTCCCCCTATTCTTTCCGACCGTTCATCTTGATGGTTTCCACTACGGTGATGGCAGCATGGGTCTAGTCTCGCCGTTAAGAGGTGCAATCCGCTTCCAGGTTGAAAAAATATTAATTTTAGGAACCCGACAATTACCTATTTTCACTAATCCAGAGCACTTAAAAAATGGCGACATTGGTTTTGCGAGGATTCTTGGCGGCATGCTGAATGGGATTTTTCTTGACAATCTGGATAGAGACATCGAAATGGTTAACCACATGAATGACATTGCACGTTTGCTGTCAATGTGGAAGAAAAGGCGATCACCCTGGCGGCCAATAGACACACTTCATCTTCGTCCCAGCGTCGACCTCTCACAAATGGCTCAGGCACAGTATAATAATATGCCCGCACTGCTTCGTTTTCTTCTCAATGTACTTGGTGCTAAAGATCATTCGGGTGACTTATTAAGTTTTTTATTATTTGAGAAAGAATTTACGCGCGAACTGATTGAATTAGGCTTTCAAGATACTTTATCCGTTGCCGAAGATGTTGAGAAATTTTTCAGTTAA
- a CDS encoding PrkA family serine protein kinase, which yields MNTQDFLTSYTQRYVENKEEELTLHEYLELCRTDPSAYANPAERLLMAIGEPERIDTRHDPVLSRLFSNKVINQYPVFREFFGMEEPIEQIVGFLKHAAQGLEETKQVLYLLGPVGGGKSSLAEKLKDLMQKVPFYAIKGSPVFDSPLSLFDPAEDAELLYERFGIPSRHLRYVMSPWAVKRLHEFNGDINQFKVIKLKPSRLKQIAIAKTEPGDENNQDISSLVGKVDIRKLEEFSQDDPDAYSYSGGLCRANRGLLEFVEMFKAPIKVLHPLLTATQEGNYNATEGLSAIPFEGIILAHSNEAEWQTFRNNKNNEAFIDRINIVKVPYCLRVSEEVKIYKKLVDNSSLKDSPCAPGTLDMLAQFSVLTRLKEPQNSSIYSKMRVYNGESLKDTDPKAKSYQEYRDFAGVDEGMSGISTRFAFKILSKVFNFDHSEIAANPVHLLYVLERQIEQEQFPQEMHEKYLTFIKEFLTPKYVEFIGKEIQTAYLESYSEYGQNIFDRYITYADFWIQDQDYRDPDTGEIFDRGSLNAELEKIEKPAGISNPKDFRNEVVNFVLRARANNHGKNPVWNSYEKLKTVIEKKMFTNTEDLLPVISFNAKASEDDKKKHEEFIARMVDKGYTRKQVRLLCEWYLRVRKSQ from the coding sequence ATGAACACACAAGATTTTTTAACCAGCTACACCCAACGCTATGTAGAAAATAAGGAAGAAGAATTAACCCTGCATGAATATTTGGAATTATGCCGCACGGATCCTTCTGCCTATGCCAATCCAGCCGAACGGTTGCTAATGGCCATCGGTGAACCCGAGCGGATTGATACCCGGCACGATCCTGTGCTTTCCCGCTTGTTTTCCAATAAGGTCATTAACCAATACCCTGTTTTTAGAGAATTTTTTGGCATGGAAGAACCTATTGAACAGATAGTAGGCTTCCTAAAGCACGCCGCTCAAGGGCTGGAAGAAACCAAACAAGTACTGTATCTCCTAGGTCCAGTCGGTGGCGGTAAATCGTCTTTGGCAGAGAAGTTAAAAGATTTAATGCAAAAAGTTCCTTTTTATGCCATTAAAGGCTCACCCGTATTTGATTCCCCCTTATCTTTATTTGATCCGGCAGAGGATGCCGAATTGCTGTATGAGCGATTTGGCATACCATCACGCCACTTGCGCTATGTCATGTCCCCCTGGGCAGTTAAACGCTTGCACGAATTTAACGGCGACATCAATCAGTTTAAAGTGATTAAGTTAAAACCCTCTCGCTTAAAACAAATAGCCATTGCAAAAACAGAACCAGGCGATGAAAACAATCAGGATATTTCCTCTTTAGTGGGTAAAGTAGACATTCGAAAATTGGAAGAATTTTCGCAAGATGATCCCGATGCTTACAGCTACTCTGGCGGATTATGTCGAGCCAACCGTGGCCTGCTTGAGTTTGTGGAAATGTTTAAGGCACCGATTAAGGTGCTTCATCCCTTACTGACCGCCACACAGGAAGGGAATTACAATGCCACCGAAGGGTTATCAGCCATTCCTTTTGAGGGAATTATTCTCGCTCACTCAAACGAAGCCGAGTGGCAAACCTTTCGCAACAATAAAAATAATGAAGCCTTCATCGACCGCATTAATATTGTCAAAGTTCCTTATTGCTTACGAGTATCTGAGGAAGTCAAGATTTACAAGAAACTGGTGGATAACAGTTCATTGAAAGATTCGCCTTGCGCACCAGGAACTTTGGACATGTTGGCGCAATTTTCAGTTCTGACCCGCCTGAAAGAACCGCAAAATTCCAGTATTTATTCAAAAATGCGCGTTTATAATGGCGAAAGTTTGAAAGACACGGATCCGAAAGCAAAATCTTATCAGGAATATCGCGATTTCGCTGGTGTTGATGAGGGGATGAGTGGTATTTCAACCCGCTTTGCTTTCAAGATATTGTCCAAAGTCTTTAATTTTGATCACAGCGAAATAGCGGCCAACCCCGTGCACTTGCTTTACGTACTGGAACGACAAATTGAACAAGAGCAATTTCCTCAAGAAATGCATGAGAAGTATTTAACTTTTATAAAAGAATTCCTGACGCCAAAATACGTCGAATTTATTGGTAAGGAGATTCAAACGGCTTATCTCGAATCCTATTCAGAGTATGGTCAAAATATCTTTGACCGCTACATTACTTATGCCGATTTCTGGATTCAAGATCAGGATTATCGCGATCCCGATACGGGCGAAATTTTCGACCGAGGCTCATTAAACGCCGAGTTGGAAAAAATTGAGAAGCCCGCTGGAATTTCAAACCCTAAAGACTTTCGTAATGAGGTGGTTAATTTTGTTCTGCGGGCACGAGCCAATAATCATGGGAAAAATCCGGTTTGGAACAGCTATGAGAAGCTAAAAACAGTGATTGAAAAGAAAATGTTTACCAATACCGAGGATCTACTTCCTGTAATTTCCTTCAATGCGAAAGCTTCAGAAGACGATAAGAAAAAACATGAAGAGTTTATTGCCCGTATGGTGGATAAAGGGTACACCCGTAAACAAGTCAGATTACTGTGTGAATGGTATTTGCGAGTGCGCAAGTCACAATAA
- a CDS encoding 2'-5' RNA ligase family protein yields MGYRITHYSKLIGHGILIVLFTLYMHKVFATKNSSLFMNVYLKLEPNNTVEKLIGDFNAYLNQQGFLSQYQITPFFPTHPLHITLYLTHYPQRNLSVIMHDLPLIAAQNKKIRLQSKDIEVSSSGYVLLSIRKNQELQKLSDHLVLKLMSLRDKKAPIPIWALQNPARVESFQHYGSPNVFRNFSPHLSLMVIDEQESYWHAQLNRLIQRFAVKKSIAVNTIATAIGIGIADAQGQIIKEIGSFPLS; encoded by the coding sequence GTGGGCTATAGGATTACCCATTACAGCAAACTTATCGGCCATGGCATTCTCATTGTTTTGTTTACACTGTACATGCATAAAGTTTTTGCAACAAAAAATTCATCTCTTTTTATGAATGTCTATTTAAAATTGGAGCCGAATAATACTGTTGAAAAACTGATAGGAGACTTTAATGCTTACCTAAATCAGCAGGGATTTTTAAGCCAATATCAAATAACGCCATTCTTCCCGACCCATCCTCTGCATATTACCTTATATTTGACGCATTATCCTCAAAGAAACTTGTCAGTTATCATGCATGACCTGCCTCTAATCGCTGCTCAAAATAAAAAAATCAGGCTGCAAAGCAAAGACATTGAAGTAAGCTCAAGCGGCTATGTTTTACTGTCAATCAGGAAAAATCAAGAGTTGCAAAAACTCAGTGACCACCTTGTATTAAAATTAATGTCCTTGAGAGACAAGAAAGCGCCTATACCTATATGGGCATTGCAAAATCCTGCCAGAGTAGAATCCTTTCAACATTATGGCAGTCCGAATGTTTTCAGGAATTTTTCCCCACACTTATCCCTAATGGTCATTGATGAACAAGAGTCTTATTGGCATGCGCAATTGAACCGCTTAATTCAGCGATTTGCCGTCAAAAAGTCGATTGCGGTAAACACCATTGCCACTGCTATTGGCATTGGTATTGCCGATGCACAAGGGCAAATTATTAAGGAAATAGGCTCTTTTCCTTTATCTTAG
- a CDS encoding phasin family protein, which yields MNQRYLEQWTKIAKNIQRPFQAMLELNLEMMEKVKYLKVEDFINIKNPEELLEKQVNFAIENGHRTLDYFQRSFEIFEQVLGPITESVKQSTTSTMETAKSLKTLLHPAKLGMAPTKAAINLAKPLLDPTLSISDPMKIMEELSNADLSPKEAKRETQAKSGTSKKAKAKKAKQLKS from the coding sequence ATGAATCAGAGGTATTTGGAGCAATGGACGAAAATAGCCAAAAATATCCAACGCCCTTTTCAAGCCATGCTTGAATTGAATCTGGAAATGATGGAGAAGGTTAAATATCTTAAGGTTGAGGATTTTATCAACATCAAAAATCCAGAAGAATTACTTGAGAAGCAAGTCAATTTTGCAATTGAGAATGGTCACAGAACCCTTGATTATTTTCAAAGGTCATTTGAAATTTTTGAGCAAGTGCTAGGTCCCATCACTGAGTCGGTTAAGCAATCGACTACCTCAACCATGGAAACAGCGAAATCCTTAAAAACTTTACTTCACCCGGCAAAATTGGGCATGGCTCCCACTAAGGCGGCAATCAATTTGGCTAAACCGTTATTGGACCCAACTCTTTCAATCAGTGATCCTATGAAAATCATGGAAGAACTGAGTAATGCAGACCTAAGCCCGAAAGAGGCAAAGAGAGAGACGCAAGCAAAATCTGGAACCAGTAAAAAGGCTAAAGCAAAAAAAGCAAAACAATTAAAATCCTAA